The Candida dubliniensis CD36 chromosome 5, complete sequence genome has a window encoding:
- a CDS encoding mitochondrial-processing peptidase (MPP) alpha subunit, mitochondrial precursor, putative (Similar to S. cerevisiae MAS2;~In S. cerevisiae: essential processing enzyme that cleaves the N-terminal targeting sequences from mitochondrially imported proteins) gives MLSKRTITKKLNKSISTALLSFPRYNHSITTTTTPASSQPHIELTTFANGLRLITDSTPGHFSAVGAYIDAGSRYEDPKAPGLSYLRDRLSWKSTEDFTGQQMLENLSKLGGNYMSSGQRESMIYQASVFNKDIDKMVGMIGQTIRYPTFSDQEFQEALQTAEYEVAELAYKSDLYLPEELHTVAYKENTLGLPLFIPQERIPLVSKSDIVNYNNKFFQPQNTVIAMVGVPHEYALKLIMENFGDWENKTTTKPNLGIKNYTGGEISLPYTPPLYANLPELYHIQIGFETTGLLNDDLYALATLQKLLGGGSSFSAGGPGKGMFSRLYTQVLNKYPFVENCMSFNHSYIDSGIFGITLSLVPEAAHVSSQIIAHELSQLLVIEESQGGMNSKEVQRAKNQLISSLLMNVESKLARLEDLGRQIQCQGKITTIDEMVDKINRLTIKDLQNVAEKVLTGNVITSNSGTSSGLPSIVMQGEREAFGDVEFILRKYGLGNFKGPEITEPRDFSNQNTKEKKSRWL, from the coding sequence ATGCTAAGTAAAAGAACAATAACCAAGAAACTAAATAAAAGCATTTCAACAGCTTTACTATCATTTCCAAGATATAATCATTCCATAACTACTACTACGACTCCGGCATCACTGCAACCACACATTGAATTAACAACATTTGCCAATGGATTACGATTAATTACTGATTCAACGCCAGGACATTTCAGTGCGGTAGGTGCATATATTGATGCAGGTTCAAGATATGAAGATCCTAAGGCACCTGGATTATCTTACTTGCGTGATAGATTATCATGGAAATCAACAGAAGATTTTACTGGACAACAAATGTTGGAAAATTTATCGAAATTGGGTGGTAATTATATGAGTTCTGGTCAAAGAGAATCAATGATTTATCAGGCATCTGTTTTtaataaagatattgataaGATGGTTGGAATGATTGGGCAAACTATTAGATATCCTACTTTCAGTGATCAAGAATTCCAAGAAGCATTACAGACTGCTGAATATGAAGTAGCAGAATTGGCATATAAATCAGATTTATATTTACCGGAAGAATTACATACTGTGGCgtataaagaaaatactTTAGGATTGCCATTATTTATCCCACAGGAAAGAATACCTTTAGTATCTAAATCTGACATTGtcaattataataataagtttTTCCAACCACAAAATACTGTTATTGCCATGGTTGGTGTACCTCATGAGTATgcattaaaattaattatggaaaattttggtgattgggaaaataaaactacaacaaaaccaaatttaggaatcaaaaattataCTGGTGGTGAAATTTCATTACCTTATACTCCACCATTATATGCCAATTTACCCGAATTATATCATATTCAAATTGGTTTTGAAACAACTGGACttttaaatgatgatttatatgCATTAGCAActttacaaaaattattaggCGGTGGTTCATCATTTTCCGCTGGAGGTCCAGGTAAGGGGATGTTTTCAAGATTATATACTCAAGTATTAAACAAGTATCCATTTGTTGAGAATTGTATGAGTTTTAATCATTCTTATATTGATAGTGGTATTTTTGGTATAACTTTATCTTTAGTCCCAGAAGCTGCACATGTTTCATCACAAATTATTGCTCATGAATTGAGTCAATTGTTAGTTATTGAAGAATCCCAAGGTGGAATGAATTCAAAAGAGGTTCAACGTGctaaaaatcaattgatcagttcattattgatgaatgtGGAAAGTAAATTGGCTAGATTAGAAGATTTGGGTCGTCAAATTCAATGTCAAGGGAAAATCACtactattgatgaaatggttgataaaattaatcGTTTAACTATAaaagatttacaaaatgTTGCAGAAAAAGTATTGACTGGTAACGTTATAACTTCTAATAGTGGCACAAGTTCAGGTCTCCCATCAATTGTTATGCAAGGAGAAAGAGAAGCTTTTGGTGATGTTGAATTTATCCTTCGAAAATATGGGTTAGGTAACTTTAAAGGTCCAGAAATCACTGAACCAAGAGATTTCAGTAATCAAAAtacaaaagagaaaaaaagtCGTTGGCTTTAG
- the HYR3 gene encoding hyphally-regulated cell wall protein precursor, putative (this is more liklely to be HYR3 orthologue, since (a) it is the best BlastP hit on CGD web site, and (b) HYR3 is on C. albicans chromosome 5, whereas HYR1 is on chromosome 1), whose amino-acid sequence MIPNLAVTLLLLANSILAVDITSNRVDHGTVQNINGNVRIHSGAYWSLIDNSLTTFTGGLQVDSDAGLYIKSNGPVLSLNVNLASLIDPVLNDGIISFDSRKSTSTSNYNIGGSSFTNNGEFYIASSGAGNSVSNLYARKWTNNGLIVASQNQRSSGLFSIGTAGQSITNDGQICLYNQVFRQNTKVEGSGCITADENSSIYISNALTPISQSQSFYLADSKSSLIVQAVSSNQTFNVYGFGEGNKIGLTLPLTGTASNLPYEYNTETGILTLRAGLLPQSFNIGTGYVTSLFSVVTDNGAGIPDAPKGAVTYSGPIPSRSIPDVCKQECKKVPDTPEDAPSSSSSAEPSSTAEPSSSAEPSSSAEPSSSAEPSSSAEPSSSAEPSSSAEPSSSAEPSSSAEPSSSTEPSSSAEPSSSAEPSSSAEPSSSAEPSSSAEPSSSAEPSSSAEESSSAEESSTAEPSSSTESGATSEYTTTWTTTNSDGSVETDSGIVDQSGSSLTTISTFPGDQTSEYTTTWTTTNSDGSVETDSGIVDQSGSSLTTISTFPGDQTSEYTTTWTTTNSDGSVETDSGIVDQSGSSLTTITTFPNDGTSEYTTTWTTTNPDGSVETDSGIVRQSGSSLTTISTFPGDQTSEYTTTWTTTNSDGSVETDSGIVRQSGSSSTTFTTFPHGSDAGKSTVYTKSTVTATITHCSENKCSEDVVTYFTTVPCSTEGVNTDAQPTDDSNKSTVYTKSTVTATVTHCKDSKCSEDVITYFTTVPCSTVAATTEAVATGDNSNEGSNNGSNNGSDHGSDHGSDNSSNNSSNNGSDHGSDNSSNNGSDHGSDNSSNSGSDHGSDNGSNNGSNNGSNNGSDNGSNNGSDHGSDNGSNNGSDNGSGNGPKPETTLAVVTSPGSTTGSTPSSGPTVAANENGSSNVSVGKTMLFGFLATVFVLFI is encoded by the coding sequence ATGATTCCCAACCTTGCAGTTACACTTTTATTACTTGCTAATTCGATTCTTGCTGTTGATATCACTCTGAACAGAGTTGATCATGGTACAGTTCAGAACATCAATGGTAATGTCAGAATTCATTCTGGTGCTTACTGGTCTTTGATCGACAATTCCCTTACTACTTTCACTGGTGGGTTACAAGTTGATTCTGATGCTGGCTTGTACATTAAACTGAATGGTCCTGTTTTGTCGCTTAACGTTAACTTGGCTAGTTTGATTGACCCAGTATTGAACGATGGTATCATTTCATTTGACTCTCGTAAGTCAACCAGTACTTCCAACTACAACATTGGTGGATCTTCATTCACAAACAATGGGGAATTCTATATTGCTTCTTCGGGTGCTGGGAATAGTGTTTCCAATCTTTACGCTCGTAAATGGACCAACAACGGTTTAATTGTTGCTTCTCAAAACCAAAGAAGTTCAGGTCTTTTCAGTATCGGAACTGCTGGTCAATCAATTACTAATGATGGtcaaatttgtttatacAACCAAGTTTTCAGACAAAACACTAAAGTTGAAGGTTCCGGTTGTATTACTGCCGATGAAAATTCCAGTATTTATATTTCCAACGCTCTTACTCCAATTTCTCAATCACAAAGCTTCTATTTGGCTGACAGCAAATCATCTTTGATTGTTCAAGCTGTTTCAAGCAATCAAACATTCAATGTCTATGGTTTTGGTGAAGGTAACAAAATTGGTTTGACTCTTCCATTGACTGGAACTGCATCCAACCTTCCTTATGAGTACAACACTGAAACTGGTATTTTGACATTAAGAGCCGGTTTACTTCCTCAAAGCTTTAACATTGGTACTGGTTATGTTACCAGTTTGTTCAGTGTTGTTACAGACAATGGTGCAGGTATTCCTGATGCCCCCAAAGGTGCTGTTACTTATTCTGGTCCTATTCCATCAAGATCTATCCCTGATGTCTGTAAACAAGAATGTAAGAAAGTTCCAGATACTCCAGAAGATGCACCAAGCTCGTCTTCATCTGCTGAGCCATCATCAACTGCTgaaccatcatcatctgcTGAACCATCATCTTCTGCTGAGCCATCATCTTCTGCTgaaccatcatcatctgctgaaccatcatcatctgcTGAACCATCATCTTCTGCTGAACCATCATCTTCTGCTgaaccatcatcatctgcTGAACCATCATCTTCTACTgaaccatcatcatctgctgaaccatcatcatctgcTGAACCATCATCTTCTGCTGAACCATCATCTTCTGCTGAACCATCATCTTCTGCTGAACCATCATCTTCTGCTgaaccatcatcatctgcTGAAGAATCATCATCTGCTGAAGAATCGTCAACTGCTgaaccatcatcatccacCGAATCTGGTGCAACTTCCGAATATACCACCACTTGGACTACCACCAACTCCGACGGTTCTGTTGAAACTGATTCTGGTATCGTTGACCAATCTGGTTCTTCCCTCACTACTATCAGCACCTTCCCAGGTGATCAAACCTCTGAATACACTACAACCTGGACTACCACCAACTCCGACGGTTCTGTTGAAACTGATTCCGGTATCGTTGACCAATCTGGTTCTTCCCTCACTACTATCAGCACCTTCCCAGGTGACCAAACCTCTGAATACACTACAACCTGGACTACCACCAACTCCGACGGTTCTGTTGAAACTGATTCTGGTATCGTTGATCAATCTGGTTCTTCCCTTACCACTATTACTACTTTCCCTAATGATGGAACATCTGAATACACTACAACCTGGACTACTACTAACCCTGATGGTTCTGTTGAAACTGATTCTGGTATTGTTCGTCAATCTGGTTCTTCCCTCACTACTATCAGCACCTTCCCAGGTGACCAAACCTCTGAATACACTACAACCTGGACTACCACCAACTCCGACGGTTCTGTTGAAACTGATTCTGGTATTGTCCGTCAATCTGGTTCTTCACTGACTACCTTCACTACTTTCCCACATGGCTCTGATGCTGGTAAATCTACTGTTTACACCAAGCTGACTGTCACTGCTACTATCACTCACTGTAGCGAAAACAAATGTTCAGAAGATGTTGTTACTTACTTTACCACTGTTCCATGTTCTACTGAAGGTGTTAACACTGATGCTCAACCAACTGATGATTCTAATAAATCCACCGTCTACACTAAACTGACTGTCACCGCAACTGTTACTCACTGTAAAGACAGTAAGTGTTCCGAAGATGTTATTACTTATTTCACCACTGTTCCATGTTCTACTGTTGCTGCCACTACTGAAGCTGTTGCCACTGGTGACAACTCAAATGAAGGTTCTAACAACGGTTCTAACAACGGTTCTGATCACGGTTCTGATCACGGTTCCGACAACAGTTCTAACAACAGTTCTAACAACGGTTCTGATCACGGTTCCGACAACAGTTCTAACAACGGTTCTGATCACGGTTCCGACAACAGTTCTAACAGCGGTTCTGATCACGGTTCCGACAACGGTTCTAACAACGGTTCTAACAACGGTTCTAACAACGGTTCCGACAACGGTTCTAACAACGGTTCTGATCACGGTTCCGACAACGGTTCTAACAACGGTTCCGACAACGGTTCCGGCAATGGTCCTAAACCAGAAACCACTCTTGCTGTTGTTACATCACCAGGATCAACCACTGGTTCTACTCCATCTTCAGGTCCAACTGTTGCTGCCAATGAAAATGGTTCATCTAACGTTTCTGTCGGTAAAACTATGTTGTTCGGATTCTTAGCTACTGTTTTCGTCTTATTCATCTAA